One genomic region from Candidatus Zixiibacteriota bacterium encodes:
- a CDS encoding LapA family protein has protein sequence MWAVRAVLVALLVIVVVAFAYFNVSPSQKVDVNLVYAKYLDVPLVTVVFWSFVAGLVMSLFLFISVYVRLSVQVRAATRRIQSLEGEVGVLRNRPIEESADLLRGSDEKRLETKSPFADGE, from the coding sequence ATGTGGGCAGTCAGGGCGGTTTTGGTGGCCCTTTTGGTGATTGTCGTGGTGGCTTTCGCCTATTTCAACGTCAGCCCGTCACAGAAGGTGGACGTCAATCTTGTTTACGCTAAGTATCTCGATGTTCCACTGGTGACGGTTGTGTTCTGGTCGTTTGTGGCCGGACTGGTGATGTCCTTGTTTCTGTTCATATCTGTCTATGTTCGGCTATCCGTTCAGGTCAGGGCAGCCACCAGGCGCATCCAGTCTCTGGAGGGCGAGGTTGGCGTCTTGCGCAATCGTCCTATTGAGGAATCGGCCGACCTGCTGAGGGGTTCGGACGAAAAGCGTCTCGAAACAAAATCTCCTTTTGCGGATGGTGAATAA